A stretch of Sebastes fasciatus isolate fSebFas1 chromosome 19, fSebFas1.pri, whole genome shotgun sequence DNA encodes these proteins:
- the rc3h2 gene encoding roquin-2 isoform X1 — MPVQAAQWTEFLSCPICYNEFDSSGHQPISLGCSHTVCKTCLHKLHRKACPFDQTPISTDIDLLPVNCALLQLVGAQIPDVQPVSLSNAAEVENYEVCRVCVEELALYLKPISGAKDLSPSAGVATLSPSVLSRPMQRKLVTLVNCQLVEEEGRVRAVRAGRSLGERTVTELILQHQNPQQLSANLWAAVRARGCQFLGPAMQEDALKLVLLALEDGSALSRKVLVLFVVQKLEARFPQASKTSIGHVVQLLYRASCFKVTKRDEDSSLMQLKEEFRTYEALRREHDAQIVHIAMEAGLRISPEQWSSLLYGDLVHKSHMQSIIDKLQSPESFAKSVQELTIVLQRTGDPANLTSLRQHLELLANIDHNPDAPAPSWEELESVMLAVKLVVHGLVEFIQNFSKKSHDTPQPQANSKYKTSMCRDLRQQGGCPRGTNCTFAHTQDELEKFRLRNKKSSSVGRAFPLAPGVMGKTFTMEGSIQTDVSTSVGQGLKGTGENTASLTEAGPGLTHPQLISRGADMMEEMKRAVPNGSNGANGSNGLSSRNTSGSTEQKPISPPRTPVSHSSASSPLTTVGRCDSGAPMPKHGQFVLRAPHPSQASELYYQEPHSAYDTPHYQPTSGSYYQSSLHPPHKPCMARFLRSSNVPESSLPPSIGPPPSSYPSDPQSPHPPSSSSSGYPPRERMGPPAFHHHPGQPQYGPLAPAHGVYAPLYDSRRVWRPQLYHREDARSNSLPPEVLHSSVYQPPLRERFNSLDSNYCSGAEHRAGLHRDYGRVPLGYEDLFRRKQEQWAHHHHHHNANRPSQSSPIFTIDFGTEHVESSGGQCVGCRFRGEESLAHYSPWSCGTIGPCLSPFEPETLAHTSAHSCSEHSELDSNGGGGGVSGSGGGGGVGKRWLHSLDHYRRLKDEDPIIPFSEGPIISKWGAISRASRTGYHTTDPIQATACQGSANTTPINFKDYNHHLDHSDYRWSSRGSDSSSHSSFLESEQLCASELHCRRTSLSSGEKIVSDLQARQTAYSRDRGRAESEPDPERDIELELCALDMEDSDHQEIKSQESLDLATPQSQDASHLRPPPCSSPLLSSPVEEHPQTEGPSTEKMDAHLLKKMAFRKSLSPGGLVSGGLGKLVLRTGPPRLGDASTRACPETPGTEMLLNGS, encoded by the exons ATGCCAGTGCAGGCGGCCCAATGGACGGAGTTCCTGTCCTGCCCCATCTGCTACAATGAGTTCGACAGCAGCGGCCACCAGCCCATCAGCCTGGGCTGCTCCCACACGGTGTGTAAGACCTGCCTGCACAAGCTGCACCGCAAGGCCTGCCCCTTCGATCAGACGCCGATCAGCACCGACATCGACCTGCTGCCGGTCAACTGCGCCCTGCTGCAGCTGGTCGGAGCTCAG ATCCCAGATGTGCAGCCGGTGAGCCTGAGCAATGCAGCAGAAGTCGAGAACTACGAGGTGTGCAGGGTGTGCGTGGAAGAGCTGGCTCTCTACCTGAAACCCATCAGCGGAGCGAAag ACCTGTCACCTTCTGCAGGCGTGGCGACTCTGAGTCCGAGCGTGCTCAGCCGGCCAATGCAGAGGAAGCTGGTGACCTTGGTGAACTGCcagctggtggaggaggagggccgCGTGCGGGCGGTGCGGGCGGGCCGGTCGCTGGGGGAACGGACCGTCACCGAGCTCATCCTGCAGCACCAGAACCCCCAGCAGCTCTCTGCCAACCTGTGGGCGGCGGTGAGGGCGCGGGGATGCCAGTTCCTGGGACCTG ctATGCAAGAGGATGCTCTGAAGCTGGTTTTACTGGCTCTGGAGGACGGGTCGGCTTTGTCCAGGAAGGTGTTGGTCTTGTTTGTCGTCCAAAAGCTCGAGGCTCGGTTCCCCCAGGCCTCCAAAACCAGCATAGGGCACGTGGTGCAGCTTCTCTACAGGGCCTCCTGCTTCAAG GTGACTAAGCGTGATGAAGACTCCTCACTGATGCAGCTGAAAGAAGAGTTTCGAACATACGAGGCCCTCCGGAGAGAACACGACGCTCAGATCGTCCACATCGCCATGGAGGCGGGCCTACGGATTTCACCCGAGCAGTGGTCCTCTCTGCTGTACGGAGACCTGGTCCACAAGTCACATATGCAGTCCATTATTGACAAG TTGCAGTCCCCGGAGTCGTTTGCAAAGAGCGTTCAGGAACTGACGATCGTTCTGCAGAGGACGGGAGACCCCGCCAACCTCACCAGCCTTAGACAGCACCTAGAGCTGCTAGCCAACATAGACCACAACCCAG ATGCCCCGGCGCCATCATGGGAGGAGCTGGAAAGTGTGATGCTGGCTGTGAAGTTGGTGGTTCACGGACTAGTGGAATTCATACAGAACTTCAGCAAGAAGAGCCACGACACTCCGCAG CCTCAGGCCAACAGCAAGTACAAGACCAGCATGTGCCGAGACCTTCGTCAGCAGGGAGGCTGTCCCAGAGGAACCAACTGtacatttgcacacacacaggatgagcTGGAGAA ATTCAGACTGAGGAACAAGAAGAGCAGCAGCGTGGGCCGCGCATTCCCGTTGGCGCCGGGGGTTATGGGTAAAACCTTCACCATGGAGGGCAGTATCCAGACTGATGTGTCTACAAGTGTGGGGCAGGGGCTCAAAGGCACAGGGGAGAACACTGCCTCCCTGACAGAGGCAGGGCCCGGCCTGACTCACCCGCAACTGATCTCCAGAGGGGCCGACATGATGGAGGAAATGAAGAGAGCGGTGCCGAATGGATCCAACGGGGCTAACGGGTCCAACGGGCTATCTAGCAGAAACACATCGGGGTCAACTGAACA GAAGCCCATCTCACCTCCCAGGACTCCAGTCAGCCACTCCTCAGCGTCGTCTCCCTTGACAACAGTCGGGCGTTGCGACAGTGGGGCTCCTATGCCCAAACATGGTCAGTTCGTGCTGCGTGCACCACATCCTTCTCAGGCGTCGGAGCTGTACTATCAGGAGCCCCACTCTGCATATGACACGCCGCATTATCAACCAACCT cagGTTCCTACTACCAatcctctcttcatcctcctcacaAACCCTGCATGGCACGCTTCCTTCGATCCTCCAACGTCCCAGAATCCTCTCTGCCGCCCTCTATTGGCCCTCCGCCATCTTCCTACCCCAGTGACCCTCAATCACCGCAtccaccttcctcctcttcgtcgGGGTACCCGCCTAGAGAGCGGATGGGACCACCTGCCTTCCATCACCACCCGGGGCAGCCTCAGTACGGCCCTCTGGCTCCTGCTCATGGCGTTTACGCTCCCCTCTACGACAGCAGGAGAGTATGGAGGCCTCAG CTGTACCACAGAGAGGACGCCAGGAGTAACTCGCTGCCTCCAGAGGTGTTGCATTCCTCCGTCTACCAGCCTCCACTCAGGGAGAGATTCAACTCTCTAGACAGCAACTACTGCTCCGGAGCTGAGCACCGCGCAGGGCTACACAGG GATTATGGCCGCGTTCCTCTCGGCTACGAGGATCTGTTCAGAAGGAAGCAGGAGCAGTGGgctcaccatcaccaccatcacaaCGCCAACAGGCCCTCCCAGTCCTCCCCCATCTTCACCATCGATTTTGGAACTGAG cATGTGGAGAGCAGCGGAGGCCAGTGTGTGGGGTGCAGGTTCAGAGGCGAGGAAAGTTTAGCTCACTACTCTCCGTGGTCCTGTGGCACCATCGGCCCCTGCCTCAGCCCCTTTGAGCCCGAAACGCTCGCACACACCTCGGCTCACTCCTGCTCAGAGCACTCG GAGTTGGACAGTAACGGCGGTGGAGGCGGCGTTAGCGGCagtggtggcggcggcggcgtggGAAAGCGATGGCTACATTCGTTGGATCACTACCGGCGCTTGAAAGACGAGGACCCGATCATTCCCTTCAGTGAGGGGCCCATTATCTCCAAGTGGGGTGCCATCTCCAGGGCGTCTCGCACGGGCTACCACACCACTGACCCCATCCAAGCCACGGCCTGCCAGGGCAGCGCCAACACCACGCCCATCAACTTTAAAG ATTACAACCACCACTTGGATCACAGCGACTACAGGTGgagctccagaggatcagacTCTTCCAGCCACTCCAGTTTCCTAGAGAG TGAGCAGCTTTGTGCATCAGAGCTTCACTGCCGTCGAACTTCATTAAGCAGCGGAGAGAAAATCGTATCTGATCTGCAAGCCCGTCAGACCGCCTACAGCCGGGATCGGGGCCGGGCCGAGAGCGAACCGGACCCGGAACGAGACATCGAGCTCGAACTGTGCGCTCTTGACATGGAGGATTCAGACCACCAGGAGATCAAGTCTCAG GAGTCTTTAGACCTGGCCACCCCACAGTCTCAGGATGCTTCCCACCTCCGCCCGCCACCctgctcctctcccctcctctcttctcctgtgGAGGAGCACCCCCAAACAGAGGGTCCTTCGACAGAAAAGATGGACGCTCACCTGCTGAAAAAGATGGCCTTCAG GAAGTCCCTGTCTCCTGGAGGGTTGGTCTCAGGAGGTCTCGGCAAGCTCGTGCTGCGGACCGGACCTCCTCGACTGGGGGACGCTTCCACCCGGGCTTGTCCTGAAACGCCCGGGACAGAGATGCTGCTCAATGGAAGCTAA
- the rc3h2 gene encoding roquin-2 isoform X3, giving the protein MPVQAAQWTEFLSCPICYNEFDSSGHQPISLGCSHTVCKTCLHKLHRKACPFDQTPISTDIDLLPVNCALLQLVGAQIPDVQPVSLSNAAEVENYEVCRVCVEELALYLKPISGAKGVATLSPSVLSRPMQRKLVTLVNCQLVEEEGRVRAVRAGRSLGERTVTELILQHQNPQQLSANLWAAVRARGCQFLGPAMQEDALKLVLLALEDGSALSRKVLVLFVVQKLEARFPQASKTSIGHVVQLLYRASCFKVTKRDEDSSLMQLKEEFRTYEALRREHDAQIVHIAMEAGLRISPEQWSSLLYGDLVHKSHMQSIIDKLQSPESFAKSVQELTIVLQRTGDPANLTSLRQHLELLANIDHNPDAPAPSWEELESVMLAVKLVVHGLVEFIQNFSKKSHDTPQPQANSKYKTSMCRDLRQQGGCPRGTNCTFAHTQDELEKFRLRNKKSSSVGRAFPLAPGVMGKTFTMEGSIQTDVSTSVGQGLKGTGENTASLTEAGPGLTHPQLISRGADMMEEMKRAVPNGSNGANGSNGLSSRNTSGSTEQKPISPPRTPVSHSSASSPLTTVGRCDSGAPMPKHGQFVLRAPHPSQASELYYQEPHSAYDTPHYQPTSGSYYQSSLHPPHKPCMARFLRSSNVPESSLPPSIGPPPSSYPSDPQSPHPPSSSSSGYPPRERMGPPAFHHHPGQPQYGPLAPAHGVYAPLYDSRRVWRPQLYHREDARSNSLPPEVLHSSVYQPPLRERFNSLDSNYCSGAEHRAGLHRDYGRVPLGYEDLFRRKQEQWAHHHHHHNANRPSQSSPIFTIDFGTEHVESSGGQCVGCRFRGEESLAHYSPWSCGTIGPCLSPFEPETLAHTSAHSCSEHSELDSNGGGGGVSGSGGGGGVGKRWLHSLDHYRRLKDEDPIIPFSEGPIISKWGAISRASRTGYHTTDPIQATACQGSANTTPINFKDYNHHLDHSDYRWSSRGSDSSSHSSFLESEQLCASELHCRRTSLSSGEKIVSDLQARQTAYSRDRGRAESEPDPERDIELELCALDMEDSDHQEIKSQESLDLATPQSQDASHLRPPPCSSPLLSSPVEEHPQTEGPSTEKMDAHLLKKMAFRKSLSPGGLVSGGLGKLVLRTGPPRLGDASTRACPETPGTEMLLNGS; this is encoded by the exons ATGCCAGTGCAGGCGGCCCAATGGACGGAGTTCCTGTCCTGCCCCATCTGCTACAATGAGTTCGACAGCAGCGGCCACCAGCCCATCAGCCTGGGCTGCTCCCACACGGTGTGTAAGACCTGCCTGCACAAGCTGCACCGCAAGGCCTGCCCCTTCGATCAGACGCCGATCAGCACCGACATCGACCTGCTGCCGGTCAACTGCGCCCTGCTGCAGCTGGTCGGAGCTCAG ATCCCAGATGTGCAGCCGGTGAGCCTGAGCAATGCAGCAGAAGTCGAGAACTACGAGGTGTGCAGGGTGTGCGTGGAAGAGCTGGCTCTCTACCTGAAACCCATCAGCGGAGCGAAag GCGTGGCGACTCTGAGTCCGAGCGTGCTCAGCCGGCCAATGCAGAGGAAGCTGGTGACCTTGGTGAACTGCcagctggtggaggaggagggccgCGTGCGGGCGGTGCGGGCGGGCCGGTCGCTGGGGGAACGGACCGTCACCGAGCTCATCCTGCAGCACCAGAACCCCCAGCAGCTCTCTGCCAACCTGTGGGCGGCGGTGAGGGCGCGGGGATGCCAGTTCCTGGGACCTG ctATGCAAGAGGATGCTCTGAAGCTGGTTTTACTGGCTCTGGAGGACGGGTCGGCTTTGTCCAGGAAGGTGTTGGTCTTGTTTGTCGTCCAAAAGCTCGAGGCTCGGTTCCCCCAGGCCTCCAAAACCAGCATAGGGCACGTGGTGCAGCTTCTCTACAGGGCCTCCTGCTTCAAG GTGACTAAGCGTGATGAAGACTCCTCACTGATGCAGCTGAAAGAAGAGTTTCGAACATACGAGGCCCTCCGGAGAGAACACGACGCTCAGATCGTCCACATCGCCATGGAGGCGGGCCTACGGATTTCACCCGAGCAGTGGTCCTCTCTGCTGTACGGAGACCTGGTCCACAAGTCACATATGCAGTCCATTATTGACAAG TTGCAGTCCCCGGAGTCGTTTGCAAAGAGCGTTCAGGAACTGACGATCGTTCTGCAGAGGACGGGAGACCCCGCCAACCTCACCAGCCTTAGACAGCACCTAGAGCTGCTAGCCAACATAGACCACAACCCAG ATGCCCCGGCGCCATCATGGGAGGAGCTGGAAAGTGTGATGCTGGCTGTGAAGTTGGTGGTTCACGGACTAGTGGAATTCATACAGAACTTCAGCAAGAAGAGCCACGACACTCCGCAG CCTCAGGCCAACAGCAAGTACAAGACCAGCATGTGCCGAGACCTTCGTCAGCAGGGAGGCTGTCCCAGAGGAACCAACTGtacatttgcacacacacaggatgagcTGGAGAA ATTCAGACTGAGGAACAAGAAGAGCAGCAGCGTGGGCCGCGCATTCCCGTTGGCGCCGGGGGTTATGGGTAAAACCTTCACCATGGAGGGCAGTATCCAGACTGATGTGTCTACAAGTGTGGGGCAGGGGCTCAAAGGCACAGGGGAGAACACTGCCTCCCTGACAGAGGCAGGGCCCGGCCTGACTCACCCGCAACTGATCTCCAGAGGGGCCGACATGATGGAGGAAATGAAGAGAGCGGTGCCGAATGGATCCAACGGGGCTAACGGGTCCAACGGGCTATCTAGCAGAAACACATCGGGGTCAACTGAACA GAAGCCCATCTCACCTCCCAGGACTCCAGTCAGCCACTCCTCAGCGTCGTCTCCCTTGACAACAGTCGGGCGTTGCGACAGTGGGGCTCCTATGCCCAAACATGGTCAGTTCGTGCTGCGTGCACCACATCCTTCTCAGGCGTCGGAGCTGTACTATCAGGAGCCCCACTCTGCATATGACACGCCGCATTATCAACCAACCT cagGTTCCTACTACCAatcctctcttcatcctcctcacaAACCCTGCATGGCACGCTTCCTTCGATCCTCCAACGTCCCAGAATCCTCTCTGCCGCCCTCTATTGGCCCTCCGCCATCTTCCTACCCCAGTGACCCTCAATCACCGCAtccaccttcctcctcttcgtcgGGGTACCCGCCTAGAGAGCGGATGGGACCACCTGCCTTCCATCACCACCCGGGGCAGCCTCAGTACGGCCCTCTGGCTCCTGCTCATGGCGTTTACGCTCCCCTCTACGACAGCAGGAGAGTATGGAGGCCTCAG CTGTACCACAGAGAGGACGCCAGGAGTAACTCGCTGCCTCCAGAGGTGTTGCATTCCTCCGTCTACCAGCCTCCACTCAGGGAGAGATTCAACTCTCTAGACAGCAACTACTGCTCCGGAGCTGAGCACCGCGCAGGGCTACACAGG GATTATGGCCGCGTTCCTCTCGGCTACGAGGATCTGTTCAGAAGGAAGCAGGAGCAGTGGgctcaccatcaccaccatcacaaCGCCAACAGGCCCTCCCAGTCCTCCCCCATCTTCACCATCGATTTTGGAACTGAG cATGTGGAGAGCAGCGGAGGCCAGTGTGTGGGGTGCAGGTTCAGAGGCGAGGAAAGTTTAGCTCACTACTCTCCGTGGTCCTGTGGCACCATCGGCCCCTGCCTCAGCCCCTTTGAGCCCGAAACGCTCGCACACACCTCGGCTCACTCCTGCTCAGAGCACTCG GAGTTGGACAGTAACGGCGGTGGAGGCGGCGTTAGCGGCagtggtggcggcggcggcgtggGAAAGCGATGGCTACATTCGTTGGATCACTACCGGCGCTTGAAAGACGAGGACCCGATCATTCCCTTCAGTGAGGGGCCCATTATCTCCAAGTGGGGTGCCATCTCCAGGGCGTCTCGCACGGGCTACCACACCACTGACCCCATCCAAGCCACGGCCTGCCAGGGCAGCGCCAACACCACGCCCATCAACTTTAAAG ATTACAACCACCACTTGGATCACAGCGACTACAGGTGgagctccagaggatcagacTCTTCCAGCCACTCCAGTTTCCTAGAGAG TGAGCAGCTTTGTGCATCAGAGCTTCACTGCCGTCGAACTTCATTAAGCAGCGGAGAGAAAATCGTATCTGATCTGCAAGCCCGTCAGACCGCCTACAGCCGGGATCGGGGCCGGGCCGAGAGCGAACCGGACCCGGAACGAGACATCGAGCTCGAACTGTGCGCTCTTGACATGGAGGATTCAGACCACCAGGAGATCAAGTCTCAG GAGTCTTTAGACCTGGCCACCCCACAGTCTCAGGATGCTTCCCACCTCCGCCCGCCACCctgctcctctcccctcctctcttctcctgtgGAGGAGCACCCCCAAACAGAGGGTCCTTCGACAGAAAAGATGGACGCTCACCTGCTGAAAAAGATGGCCTTCAG GAAGTCCCTGTCTCCTGGAGGGTTGGTCTCAGGAGGTCTCGGCAAGCTCGTGCTGCGGACCGGACCTCCTCGACTGGGGGACGCTTCCACCCGGGCTTGTCCTGAAACGCCCGGGACAGAGATGCTGCTCAATGGAAGCTAA
- the rc3h2 gene encoding roquin-2 isoform X2, giving the protein MPVQAAQWTEFLSCPICYNEFDSSGHQPISLGCSHTVCKTCLHKLHRKACPFDQTPISTDIDLLPVNCALLQLVGAQIPDVQPVSLSNAAEVENYEVCRVCVEELALYLKPISGAKDLSPSAGVATLSPSVLSRPMQRKLVTLVNCQLVEEEGRVRAVRAGRSLGERTVTELILQHQNPQQLSANLWAAVRARGCQFLGPAMQEDALKLVLLALEDGSALSRKVLVLFVVQKLEARFPQASKTSIGHVVQLLYRASCFKVTKRDEDSSLMQLKEEFRTYEALRREHDAQIVHIAMEAGLRISPEQWSSLLYGDLVHKSHMQSIIDKLQSPESFAKSVQELTIVLQRTGDPANLTSLRQHLELLANIDHNPDAPAPSWEELESVMLAVKLVVHGLVEFIQNFSKKSHDTPQPQANSKYKTSMCRDLRQQGGCPRGTNCTFAHTQDELEKFRLRNKKSSSVGRAFPLAPGVMGKTFTMEGSIQTDVSTSVGQGLKGTGENTASLTEAGPGLTHPQLISRGADMMEEMKRAVPNGSNGANGSNGLSSRNTSGSTEQKPISPPRTPVSHSSASSPLTTVGRCDSGAPMPKHGQFVLRAPHPSQASELYYQEPHSAYDTPHYQPTCSYYQSSLHPPHKPCMARFLRSSNVPESSLPPSIGPPPSSYPSDPQSPHPPSSSSSGYPPRERMGPPAFHHHPGQPQYGPLAPAHGVYAPLYDSRRVWRPQLYHREDARSNSLPPEVLHSSVYQPPLRERFNSLDSNYCSGAEHRAGLHRDYGRVPLGYEDLFRRKQEQWAHHHHHHNANRPSQSSPIFTIDFGTEHVESSGGQCVGCRFRGEESLAHYSPWSCGTIGPCLSPFEPETLAHTSAHSCSEHSELDSNGGGGGVSGSGGGGGVGKRWLHSLDHYRRLKDEDPIIPFSEGPIISKWGAISRASRTGYHTTDPIQATACQGSANTTPINFKDYNHHLDHSDYRWSSRGSDSSSHSSFLESEQLCASELHCRRTSLSSGEKIVSDLQARQTAYSRDRGRAESEPDPERDIELELCALDMEDSDHQEIKSQESLDLATPQSQDASHLRPPPCSSPLLSSPVEEHPQTEGPSTEKMDAHLLKKMAFRKSLSPGGLVSGGLGKLVLRTGPPRLGDASTRACPETPGTEMLLNGS; this is encoded by the exons ATGCCAGTGCAGGCGGCCCAATGGACGGAGTTCCTGTCCTGCCCCATCTGCTACAATGAGTTCGACAGCAGCGGCCACCAGCCCATCAGCCTGGGCTGCTCCCACACGGTGTGTAAGACCTGCCTGCACAAGCTGCACCGCAAGGCCTGCCCCTTCGATCAGACGCCGATCAGCACCGACATCGACCTGCTGCCGGTCAACTGCGCCCTGCTGCAGCTGGTCGGAGCTCAG ATCCCAGATGTGCAGCCGGTGAGCCTGAGCAATGCAGCAGAAGTCGAGAACTACGAGGTGTGCAGGGTGTGCGTGGAAGAGCTGGCTCTCTACCTGAAACCCATCAGCGGAGCGAAag ACCTGTCACCTTCTGCAGGCGTGGCGACTCTGAGTCCGAGCGTGCTCAGCCGGCCAATGCAGAGGAAGCTGGTGACCTTGGTGAACTGCcagctggtggaggaggagggccgCGTGCGGGCGGTGCGGGCGGGCCGGTCGCTGGGGGAACGGACCGTCACCGAGCTCATCCTGCAGCACCAGAACCCCCAGCAGCTCTCTGCCAACCTGTGGGCGGCGGTGAGGGCGCGGGGATGCCAGTTCCTGGGACCTG ctATGCAAGAGGATGCTCTGAAGCTGGTTTTACTGGCTCTGGAGGACGGGTCGGCTTTGTCCAGGAAGGTGTTGGTCTTGTTTGTCGTCCAAAAGCTCGAGGCTCGGTTCCCCCAGGCCTCCAAAACCAGCATAGGGCACGTGGTGCAGCTTCTCTACAGGGCCTCCTGCTTCAAG GTGACTAAGCGTGATGAAGACTCCTCACTGATGCAGCTGAAAGAAGAGTTTCGAACATACGAGGCCCTCCGGAGAGAACACGACGCTCAGATCGTCCACATCGCCATGGAGGCGGGCCTACGGATTTCACCCGAGCAGTGGTCCTCTCTGCTGTACGGAGACCTGGTCCACAAGTCACATATGCAGTCCATTATTGACAAG TTGCAGTCCCCGGAGTCGTTTGCAAAGAGCGTTCAGGAACTGACGATCGTTCTGCAGAGGACGGGAGACCCCGCCAACCTCACCAGCCTTAGACAGCACCTAGAGCTGCTAGCCAACATAGACCACAACCCAG ATGCCCCGGCGCCATCATGGGAGGAGCTGGAAAGTGTGATGCTGGCTGTGAAGTTGGTGGTTCACGGACTAGTGGAATTCATACAGAACTTCAGCAAGAAGAGCCACGACACTCCGCAG CCTCAGGCCAACAGCAAGTACAAGACCAGCATGTGCCGAGACCTTCGTCAGCAGGGAGGCTGTCCCAGAGGAACCAACTGtacatttgcacacacacaggatgagcTGGAGAA ATTCAGACTGAGGAACAAGAAGAGCAGCAGCGTGGGCCGCGCATTCCCGTTGGCGCCGGGGGTTATGGGTAAAACCTTCACCATGGAGGGCAGTATCCAGACTGATGTGTCTACAAGTGTGGGGCAGGGGCTCAAAGGCACAGGGGAGAACACTGCCTCCCTGACAGAGGCAGGGCCCGGCCTGACTCACCCGCAACTGATCTCCAGAGGGGCCGACATGATGGAGGAAATGAAGAGAGCGGTGCCGAATGGATCCAACGGGGCTAACGGGTCCAACGGGCTATCTAGCAGAAACACATCGGGGTCAACTGAACA GAAGCCCATCTCACCTCCCAGGACTCCAGTCAGCCACTCCTCAGCGTCGTCTCCCTTGACAACAGTCGGGCGTTGCGACAGTGGGGCTCCTATGCCCAAACATGGTCAGTTCGTGCTGCGTGCACCACATCCTTCTCAGGCGTCGGAGCTGTACTATCAGGAGCCCCACTCTGCATATGACACGCCGCATTATCAACCAACCT GTTCCTACTACCAatcctctcttcatcctcctcacaAACCCTGCATGGCACGCTTCCTTCGATCCTCCAACGTCCCAGAATCCTCTCTGCCGCCCTCTATTGGCCCTCCGCCATCTTCCTACCCCAGTGACCCTCAATCACCGCAtccaccttcctcctcttcgtcgGGGTACCCGCCTAGAGAGCGGATGGGACCACCTGCCTTCCATCACCACCCGGGGCAGCCTCAGTACGGCCCTCTGGCTCCTGCTCATGGCGTTTACGCTCCCCTCTACGACAGCAGGAGAGTATGGAGGCCTCAG CTGTACCACAGAGAGGACGCCAGGAGTAACTCGCTGCCTCCAGAGGTGTTGCATTCCTCCGTCTACCAGCCTCCACTCAGGGAGAGATTCAACTCTCTAGACAGCAACTACTGCTCCGGAGCTGAGCACCGCGCAGGGCTACACAGG GATTATGGCCGCGTTCCTCTCGGCTACGAGGATCTGTTCAGAAGGAAGCAGGAGCAGTGGgctcaccatcaccaccatcacaaCGCCAACAGGCCCTCCCAGTCCTCCCCCATCTTCACCATCGATTTTGGAACTGAG cATGTGGAGAGCAGCGGAGGCCAGTGTGTGGGGTGCAGGTTCAGAGGCGAGGAAAGTTTAGCTCACTACTCTCCGTGGTCCTGTGGCACCATCGGCCCCTGCCTCAGCCCCTTTGAGCCCGAAACGCTCGCACACACCTCGGCTCACTCCTGCTCAGAGCACTCG GAGTTGGACAGTAACGGCGGTGGAGGCGGCGTTAGCGGCagtggtggcggcggcggcgtggGAAAGCGATGGCTACATTCGTTGGATCACTACCGGCGCTTGAAAGACGAGGACCCGATCATTCCCTTCAGTGAGGGGCCCATTATCTCCAAGTGGGGTGCCATCTCCAGGGCGTCTCGCACGGGCTACCACACCACTGACCCCATCCAAGCCACGGCCTGCCAGGGCAGCGCCAACACCACGCCCATCAACTTTAAAG ATTACAACCACCACTTGGATCACAGCGACTACAGGTGgagctccagaggatcagacTCTTCCAGCCACTCCAGTTTCCTAGAGAG TGAGCAGCTTTGTGCATCAGAGCTTCACTGCCGTCGAACTTCATTAAGCAGCGGAGAGAAAATCGTATCTGATCTGCAAGCCCGTCAGACCGCCTACAGCCGGGATCGGGGCCGGGCCGAGAGCGAACCGGACCCGGAACGAGACATCGAGCTCGAACTGTGCGCTCTTGACATGGAGGATTCAGACCACCAGGAGATCAAGTCTCAG GAGTCTTTAGACCTGGCCACCCCACAGTCTCAGGATGCTTCCCACCTCCGCCCGCCACCctgctcctctcccctcctctcttctcctgtgGAGGAGCACCCCCAAACAGAGGGTCCTTCGACAGAAAAGATGGACGCTCACCTGCTGAAAAAGATGGCCTTCAG GAAGTCCCTGTCTCCTGGAGGGTTGGTCTCAGGAGGTCTCGGCAAGCTCGTGCTGCGGACCGGACCTCCTCGACTGGGGGACGCTTCCACCCGGGCTTGTCCTGAAACGCCCGGGACAGAGATGCTGCTCAATGGAAGCTAA